The genomic interval TAAATACTCTGCCTGTTCGCATTCGGGTTAATGAAGCCAGTTCATTTTTACAGCTTTTCCAAAATCTGCAAATGGAGCAAGCGGAAACTCGCCAGTTTGAATACAGCCCACTTGTAGAAATTCAGGGACAAACCGAAATTCCACGGGATATGCCGCTTTTTGAAAGCTTGCTTGTTTTTGAAAATTATCCGGTTGATGAGGCCATGCAGCAACAGGATTCAGAACTTTCAATTTCCGGATTGGATTCTTTTGAGCGCACAAACTTTCCACTTACCCTTGTTTCAGCACCGGGCAAACAAGTTGTTTTAAAGGTTGCTTATGAGACAGCCCAATTTTCAGACGAAACAATTCAACGCTTATTTACACATTTTGAAAATCTCTTACAGGCATTTGTAGAAAACCCAAATCAAAATCCAACAAAAATCCCAGTCCTTTCTCAAAAAGAAAAACAGCTTACATTAAATGAATGGAACAACACAAAATCCGATTATCCTGAAGACCTGACCATTCATCAAAAGTTTGAACAAATCGCAGAGCAATTTCCGGATGAAACTGCAATTGTTGGAGCCGATCCTGAAGCTACTATCAGAATTTCATACAGAGAATTAAATGAACGCGCAAACCAACTTGCCCGGTTTCTTAAGGAAAAAGGCGTTTCCAAAGAAAACGTTATTGCCATTTGCCTCGACCGTTCCCCTGAAATGGTTATAGCAAGTTTAGCTGTTCTAAAAGCTGGCGGTGCCTATGTTCCGATAGATTCTACTTATCCTCCCGAGAGAATTGAATATATAATTAAGGAATCCCGATCGTCATATTTAATTAGTACTTCTGGTTTAGAAAAAATAATTCCAGCAGTAGAAACTGAAACAATTTTTCTTGATCAGATAGATGAAAAACTCACAGCAAGTAAGGAAAATCTGAATCTTGAAATTGATCCATTTAATTTGGCTTACATCATTTATACATCCGGTTCGACAGGAAAACCAAAAGGTGTGATGCTTCGCCACGGAGGATTGTTAAATACAGTCCAGGCGCAGGCACAAGATTTCAAAATAGATAACTCATCAAGAGTTATGCAATTCTCATCTTTTAGTTTTGATGCATCTGTCAGCGAGATTTTTGTGGCTTTGTTAAATGGCGCTGAGTTGCACTTAAGTTATCGGGAAACAATTTTGTCGAAATCACAGCTAACTCAATTTTTAAATGATCGTCAAATTTCGATAATAACATTTCCGCCGTCTATGTTAGCCGTTTTGGCCGATGAACAGTTTCCGCATTTAAAAACTGTTGTCACAGTGGGTGAAGCCTGCCCGATTGAACTTGCTGAGAAATGGCGCGCAAACACACGTTTTATAAATGGCTATGGCCCAACAGAAGCAACAGTTGGTTGTGTTTGGGGAGAAATTAATAAGCCGGAAACAGAAACACTTACAGCGCCAATTGGAAAACCTATCATAAATGACCAGGTTTATTTGCTTGATGAAAACTTTAACCCTGTCCCGATTGGCGTTGCCGGAGAATTATGTATTGCAAGCCCCGGATTAGCGCGCGGTTATTTAAACAATCCCGACCTTACTGCTGAAAAATTTATACCGAATCCTTTTTCTGAAAATCCTGGAAGTTGTTTATACCGGACTGGCGACTTAGCGCGTTGGTTGGTTGACGGCCGATTGGAATACACCGGCAGAATTGATTTCCAGGTAAAAATTCGTGGCAACCGCATTGAGCTGGGTGAGATTGAATCTGTTTTGAGTGGACATAACCAGGTTCGTGAAGTTATCGTATTGGCCATTGGAGATAATACGGATGACAAAAAATTGGTTGCCTATATTGTTGCAGAAAATAATGAGCACCCGGAAATCCAATCATTAAAAGATTTTATTAAAAAAGACTTGCCGGAATATATGGTGCCACTGGCCTTTTTGAATTTGGAGGCTTTCCCCTTAACAAGTAGTGGAAAAATTGATCGTCGTGCTTTGCCTAAACCAGATTCTTTGGAATTATCTTCTTCCGTTGAATTTGTAGCACCGCGTAATCAGGTAGAAGAGCTGTTAGCCGGATTATGGGGTGATATTTTAAAAGTTTCGCGGGTTGGCATAAACGACAATTTCTTTGATTTAGGCGGACATTCCCTGCTGGCCACCCAACTTATTTCCCGGATTCGTGATGCCTTTGATGTTGAACTTCCTTTGAAGGCTTTGTTCGATGATCCAACAATTGCCAATCTGACTACACAAATCGATGTTTACAAATCGCAGGGTTCAGGCAACGATATTCCACCAATAGAAAAAGCAGATCGCTCCAAGGATATGGCCCTTTCTTTTTCACAGCAACGGCTATGGTTTTTAGATCAGCTACAACCCGGCGGTTCATTTTACAACATTCCTTCGGCATTTAAATTGAAGGGGAAGCTAAACCTGGAAGCACTGCAAAAATCGATTGATAAGCTAATTCTAAGACATGAAGTTTTTAGGACCACCTTTGCTGATAAATCCGGCACTCCCGTTCAGGTAATTGCAGATAATTTAGAATTGAAACTTGAAATTGAAGATTTAAGCCAGCACGACAATCAATCCCGGGAAATTGAAATTCAAAAAATTGCCAGGGCTGAAGCAACATTTGCATTTAATTTGGCCAGCGGCCCACTCATCCGAATAAGGCTTATAAAATCCTTTGAAGATGAACATGTAGTCTTCTTCACCGTGCACCACATCATTTCTGATGGCTGGTCAATGGGCATCATGGTTTCTGAAATTGCCACATTTTATGCGGCTTTTTCAATTGGCAATGAACCACAAATTGCGGATTTGCCAATCCAGTTTGCTGATTATGCAGAATGGCAGAAAAACTGGCTTCAGGGCGAAGTGCTGGAAACCCAGCTAAACTATTGGAAAGAAAAAATTGGAACGAATCCGCCGGTATTGGAATTGCCAATTGATCATCAGCGTCCGGCCGTTCAAACATTTTCCGGAAATTCTGTTACAAAGGAAATATCTGCTGAGCTTTCACAACAGATCAAACAGCTAAGTTCACAGGCCGGTGTTACGCCTTTTATGACTTTATTGGCCGCCTTCCAGTCTTTGCTTCACCGCTACAGCGGGCAGGATGAAATTATCGTTGGTTCGCCAATTGCCAACAGACGCCATTCAGAAACTGAGCAGCTAATTGGTTTTTTTGTCAATAATCTTATTTTAAAAAATTCCTTTGCAGATGATCCTGAATTTGGTGACTTATTGCGCCAGGCACGGGAAACAACTTTAGGCTCCTACGCACACCAGGATATTCCGTTTGAGCAACTTGTGGATGCGATGGTTACTAAACGTGAGATGAGCCATTCTGCAATTTTTCAGGTTATGTTTGTTTTCCAAAATTTGCCTGAAACAGGGATAGATCTGCCTGATTTACGCATGGAAAGTCTTTATGAAGAAACAAGTAGCTCCAAGTTTGATCTTTCGGTCACAATGAGTGAATCGACTGACTCGATGATTATGTCATTTGAATATAATACTGATCTCTTTGAGCAAAGCACCATCGAACGGATGATGTCACATTTTGAAAATTTGATAACATCTGTTGTCCAGGATAGTGAACAGGTCATTTCTGAAATTGATTACTTTGATCCATCCGAAAAGCAAACCATGGTTTTTGATTGGAACAATACCGATTCAGAATTTGAATCAGAATTCTGTGTTCATCAGAAATTTGAGCAGCACGTACAGATTAATCCTGATGCAGCTGCTGTTGTTTTTGGAGAGAAACAACTTTCTTATAAAGAATTAAGTGACCAGGCAGATTTGCTCGCTGCCTGGTTGCTGGACAATGGAATCCAGCCGGATGACCGCGTTGGTATCTGTATGGATCGTTCTTTTGAAATGGTAATTGGAATTATTGCCGCTCTAAAAGCAGGTGCAGCATTTCTTCCTCTTGATCCTGCCTATCCTCAAGAACGCCTGGATTACATGGTTGAAGATTCTGGTTTGAAAGTGTTGCTGACAAATCAAAAGAGCAATGTCATTCTGAATCCCGTTTCACCTGGTGAAGAATCCCCTGAAGAAAAAAACGAGATTCTTCGCTCCGTAAACTATGCTCAGAATGACATTAAGGTTTTAAATGTGGACAATTTTGATTTTCAATCTCAGAATAAATTTGAATCGAGAACTGACATCACACCAGACAATCTTGCCTATGTTATTTACACTTCCGGTTCTACCGGGAAACCAAAAGGTACTCTGCTCGCCCATCGGGGATTGGTAAACCTTGCCAAAGAGCAGCAAAAGGCATTTAATATTGACAGCGAGAGCCGCATTCTCCAATTCTCGTCACTTAGTTTTGATGCGGCCGTTTGGGAAACTGTGATGGCTTTGCTTAATGGAGCGGCTTTATCTTTAGTAGATCGCAGCATCCTGGCTTCCGGTGATCAACTTGTTGAAACTTTGAAAAATCAAAAGATAACAACCGTAACTTTGCCACCCTCAGTTTTAGCAATTTTCCCCGAAACGGATTTGCCTGATTTGAAAACCATTATCACAGCCGGAGAAAAATGCACAACAGATCTAATTAAAAAATGGGCGCCCGGAAGACAGTTTTACAACGCTTACGGCCCAACGGAAACTACTGTTTGCGCCTCCATGTTTTTAACTGATCCTGATTCAAAAATTGATCCTCCTATTGGTAAAGCAAACGGCAATTTCCAGCTTTATGTTTTAGACCGCAACGGATTTTTATGCCCTGTTGGCGTTGCAGGTGAATTATGTGTTGGAGGTGTTGGCCTGGCACGTGGCTACCACAATCGTCCGGACTTAACGGCTGAAAAATTCATCCCCGATACTTTCTCTGGCAAAATGGGTGAGCGCCTTTACAGAACCGGTGATCTTGTACGCTATCTGCCGGATGGCAATATTGATTTTCTTGGACGGATCGATCACCAGGTAAAGGTACGCGGTTTCCGAATCGAGCTGGGGGAAATTGAAGCATCGCTCAGAGAAATAAGGGAAATTGTTGATGTCATTGTTTTGGCCAGAGAAGACAAGCCCGGTGAGAAAAGGCTTGTGGCTTATTTTGTTAGCTCAGATACAGAAAAGACAACAATTCCGATGTTGCGGGAAATTTTAAAATCTTCTTTGCCGGATTATATGGTGCCGTCTGTTTTTATGCCGTTGGATGCCATGCCTCTTACTCCAAATGGCAAAATCGATCGCAAAGTTTTGTCAGTGCCGGAACAAGACAGATCACAGGCAACGGCAGAGTATGTTGCACCACGAAATGAGACTGAAACTATTTTAAATACAATCGTGGAGGATTTACTAAAACTGGAAAAAGCTGGGGTTTATGATAATTTCTTTGAACTTGGCGGACATTCACTTTTGGCAACTCAGTTTATGTCACGCGTTCGGGAAAAGTTCGATATTGAACTGCCATTGCTGACGCTATTTGAAAAACCGACTGTTGCAGAACTGGCTGATGCGGTTGAGGTTGCAAAGGCCAGCGGTATTAAGGCCAAGCCACAAATCCAAAAAATTGACCGTGGCAGCCGAGCCGCCAGAAGGCCAGCGAGAAAATCCAAGAAATAACAACGAAGACGCAAAGACGCAGTTAAAACATTATTATGAATAGAAATGAATTAAATATTCTTTCAAAAAAAGTTGTTAATGCCTGTTTTGAAGTTCATAAGAATATGGGTCCGGGATTATTGGAAACTATTTATGAACAATGTTTAATGAGAGAGTTTTTTACTCAAAACATTAAAGCTGAGAGCCAGGTTGAAGTACCCCTGGTTTATAAAAATTTTGAAGTCTCACGAGATTTAAAGTTAGATATTTTTGTGGAAGACGAAATCATTTTAGAACTAAAATCAGTTAACAAAATACACCCTGTCTATGAGGCACAAATCATATCATACTTAAAACTAACAAAAAGTTGGGTTTTCTAATTAATTTCAATGTACCTGTGATTAAGGATGGGATAAAACGTTTTGTTAATAATTTTTAGCCACAAGTTTGTTGTAGAAAAACAATATTAACCAAACCGCTAAGGCACCAAGACGCTAAAAATTAAATTTCTTAATTTGCGCCTTTGCGCCTTCGCAGTAAAAATTAAAAAAAATGCCAAACGAAAAAAACTACGAAACAGACGAACAAGAAGTATTCATATTTCCAACCTCATTTGCTCAGCAAAGATTGTGGTTCCTGGATCAGTTTGAACCGGGCAGCCCTTTTTACAATATCCCTACTGCTGTGAGAATTACAGGCACTTTGGATATTCCCGTTCTTGAGGATACAATTGCTGAAATCGTTTACCGGCATGAATCATTGCGTACAACTTTTGACACTGAAAATGGTGATCCGGTACAGGTTATTAATCCGGATATGGAAATCCCACTCAAGATAATTGACATCAGCAATTTGCCAGATAATGAGCGTGATTCGGAATCCCTGCGGCTGGCCAACAATGAAGCCCGCACACCTTTTGACCTTAAAACCGGCCCCCTTTTCCGCTCAACTTTAATCAAGCTGCGCGACAAAGATTTTGTTATGCTGGTAACCATGCACCACATCATTTCCGATGGCTGGTCAATCGGTGTGTTTATGCGCGAGATATCGGTTATTTACAGTGCTTTTTCTGAAGACAAAGATTGTCCACTTCCCGATCTTCCTATCCAATATGCCGATTTCTCAAGCTGGCAACGCGAGTGGTTAAGCGGAGAGGTTTTAGATAAACAGCTGAATTACTGGAAAGAAAAACTTGGTTACAATTTACCAATCCTGGAACTGCCAACTGATAAACCACGTCCGGCAATTCAATCTGCAAGAGGCGCATCAACAACCATTGATATTCCTGCTGAAATACAGGATGGTATAAATCAGCTAACCAGAAAAGAAGGCATCACACCATTTATGGCGCTGCTTTCCGCATTTTATATTTTACTTTATAAATATTCTTTGCAGGAAGATATCACCGTTGGGACGCCCATTGCCAATCGCACCCAAACAGAAACAGAAGTCCTGATCGGTTTTTTTATCAATACGCTGGTTATCCGGGCTGATTTATCCGGTGATCCGACATTTAAGGAATTCGCCCAGCGGGTTCGTAAAACCACGCTTGAATCTTATGCTCATCAGGATTTACCGTTTGAGATGCTTGTTGAAGCAATCCAGCCTGAACGCAGTATGAGCCATTCCCCGCTGTTTCAGGTTATGTTTATTCTGCAAAATGCTACAAACGCAGCCGGTGCGGGAGAAGCAACCCCGGTAAATCCCAAGTCAGACATTCAAATGGAGCAAATTACTGTTGATGCCGGGACTTCTACATTTGATATTACTGTTTCCCTGTCCGAGCAAAACGATTGTATCAAAGCTTCAATCGAGTATTGCACTGATCTTTTTGAAGACGAAACGATTTTACGATTTATCAATCAGTACAAAACGGTCTTAGATTCGATTGTAAAGAACCCTGATTTACCTTTGTCCCTTTTGGACGTTCTGAGTAATGATGAGAAAAAAAACATCGTTGAAGAATGGAATGATACCGCAGCTGAATACGACTATAAAATCTGCATGCACCAACTTGTACAGAAACATGCTCAGGAAACACCTGATGAAATCGCTGTCGTTGCACCACCTTTGGACAATGACCACTCTGAAAAAACGACTAAATGGCCGCGACTTACTTACAGCGAACTAAATCAACGTGCTAACCAATTGGCCCGTGTTTTACAAAAAAATGGTGTGAAACCAGAGACGCCGGTTGGCATTGTCCTTGAAAAATCTCTTGACCTTGCTGTTGCAGTTGTTGCCGTATTAAAAGCCGGTGGTGGTTATGTGCCTATGGATCCTGATTATCCAAAAGACCGCCTGGCGCACATGATTGAAGATTCCAACACCCCGCTGATTATTTCGCATGATCATCTATTGGAACGAATCCCGGAAAACAAAGCCAAAAATATTTGCCTGGACAATGAATCGGGTCAAATTGTTAAAGAGGATAACAGCAATTTAGATATCCCTGTTTTACCTGAAAACATGGCTTATATGATTTACACATCGGGCACAACAGGCAAATCCAAGGGAACAATTGTTTCACATCAAAGCTGGGTTAACTCTTATTATGCCTGGGAAAGTGCCTACGAGCTGAAGACCAAATGCCGCTCTCATCTGCAAATGGCAAACTTTTCTTTTGATGTATTCGCCGGCGATACAATCCGTGCACTTGGCTCCGGCGGAAAATTAACGCTAATTCCAAGATCAGTTTTATTAAATGCCGATCAGCTTTTTCAGCAAATGATAAATGAAAAAATAACCATCGCTGAATTTGTCCCGGCTGTGTTGCGAAACCTCGTGGCTTATCTTGATACAACCCATGAAGACCTTTCTTTTATGCGTTGCTTAATTGCAGGATCCGATGCCTGGTATGTGAGCGAGTATAAAGAATTTCAGGATTATGGTGGACCTGAAACCCGCTTGATAAATTCATTTGGATTAACTGAAGCGGCCATCGACAGCACTTTTTTTGAAGCAGCCGAACTTGATTTGCCCAAAGATCGCCATGTTCCAATAGGCGTGCCTTTTTCCAATATGCAGGTGTATATTTTAAATGAACAACTTATGCCTGTGCCAATTGGTGTTCCCGGTGAAATTTGTGTAGGTGGCGCAGGGTTGGCCAGAGGATATCACCAACGTCCGGATTTAACCGCTGAAAAATTTGTGCCTCATCCATTTTCAAAATCCGGTGAGCGGATTTATCGCACAGGAGATAAAGGTAAATATCTTTCGGATGGTAATATTGAATTTATGGGTCGTATCGATCACCAGGTAAAATTACGTGGATTCAGAATTGAAATGGGTGAAATCGAATCCAACCTTGGGCAACATCCTGCAATCCGCGAAACAGTTATAATTGTCCGCGAGGATAATCCTGGCGACAAAAGATTAGTGGCCTACTTTGTCCCGGCCAACGAGGAAATTCCGGACAGAAAAGATTTACGCACATTTCTGCTGGAAAAGCTGCCGGATTATATGATCCCCAATGCATTTGTTGATCTTGAGAAAATTCCATTGACACCAAATGGCAAAGTGGACCGAAAATCACTGCCGCAACCGGACGAATCAGCATACGGCTCTGATGAAGAATACATTGCACCGCGTAATGAAAATGAAGAAAAAGTTGCGTCAATCTGGGCTGATGTTTTAAAAATTGAAAAAGTGGGTGTGTTAAATAATTTCTTTGAGTTGGGCGGTCATTCCCTTTTGGCCACGCAGCTTATTTCACGCATCCGTGAGGGATTTGATCTTGATATTCCTTTGAGAAATATCTTTGAATACCCGACAGTTGCAAGCCTGACAGAAAGTATTGAAATTACTCAGCGTGGTCAGGGCGGAGTTCAGGCACCTCCAATTATGGCAGTTTCACGCCAACAGGAAATTCCCCTGTCTTTTGCACAGCAACGTCTGTGGTTTCTGGATCAACTCGAGCCGAATACATCAAACTATAATATCCCTGAATCTGCGCGTATCAAAGGGCAGCTTGATCCAAAGATTCTTGAACAGTGTTTAAATGAAATTATTCAACGGCACGAAGTATTGCGCACCAATTTTGTCTCCATCTCCGGAACTCCACAACAAGTGATCCATACAAACCGGGAAATTGTTCTTGAACAGCATGATGTTCGCAACCTCCCGAAAACAGATCGTGAAGCAGCCGCATTAAAAATTGCCAACCAGTTTGCCCGCACCATTTTCAATTTGAGCGAAGGTGCACTGCTGAGAGCGGGAATAGTTTATCTTGATGATGATGAATTTTTCTTCCTGGTCACGGTTCATCATATTATTTCGGATGACTGGTCCACGCAGGTTTTTATTCGTGAAATTGGCATTCTTTACAACGCGTTTAGCAATAATCAAAAATCTCCCATGCCGCCACTTCCGGTTCAGTACGCAGATTTTTCTCACTGGCAGCAAAACTGGCTACAAGGCAAAATTCTGGAAGAGCAGCTCGATTTTTGGAAAACAACTTTAGCAGGGAGTGTTCCACTACTAGAATTGCCGACTGACAGACCACGGCCAAAAGTGCAAACTTTTAATGGCTCTTATAAAACTTTTGAGATTGGTGAAGAGTTTTCCAGGCAGATTACAAATTTTACAACTGATCATGGCGCAACAGTTTTTATGACACTCATTGCAGCCTTTCAAACACTGCTTTACCGTTATTCCGGTCAGGATAATTTTAATATCGGGACGCCAATTGCCAACCGTAACCGCGCTGAGATTGAGCCGCTGATTGGCTTTTTTGTAAATACGCTGGTTATGAATGCTGATCTTTCCGGCCAACCTACATTTATAGAATTATTGGATCGCGTCAAAGAAACGTCACTAAACGCTTATGCCCATCAGGATTTGCCTTTTGAGAAAATTGTAGACGCCTTAAAACCCGATCGAGACATGGCACATTCACCATTGTTTCAGGTGATGTTTGTTCTACAAAGCGCGAACCCGGCCCAACAAAGCAATACACCGCAAGAAAAGAGCCCAATTGAAATATCTTCCATTGAAGCTCATAGTGGTACATCCAAGTTTGATTTAACTTTTTTCTTGGTAGATGATGGAAAGAATATTTCCGGGGCTGTTGAATATAATACCGATTTATTTGATGAAAGCACTATTGAACGCATGACTGGCCATTTCACGAAGTTGCTTACTGCTTTAATTCAACAGCCAAAAATGCCGGTCACAAAAATTGCTTTAACCAACGAAAAAGAAACACAACATTTAACACATGGTTTAAATCGTTTCGAAGAAAAACAACATTTTACTGCCAGCACAAAAGAAATTTTTGAAAAACAGGCCGCGCAAACACCAAATGCCACTGCTGTTGTAGCTGGCAGCATGCAATTAAAATACAGCGAATTAAATGAAGTGGCTAACCGGTTGGCACATAAACTGATCGAAAAAGGTATTGGTGCTGATGATTTGATCGGACTGTATTTTAATCGTTCACCGGAAATGATTATCGCTATTTTAGCCGTTATTAAGTCCGGCGCAGCTTATGTCCCAATCGATCCATCATACCCGAAAGAACGGATTAATTACATGATCGATGATTCCGGGATGAAGCTTTTGCTGACTGACAATAAAAGCAATGTCATTCTGAACCCCGTTCCTAAGGGTAAAGAATCCCCTCAAAGTTTAAACAATGGGATTCTTCACTCTGTAAACTTCACTCAGAATGCCATCACAACTATGTTAGTTGATGAACCGGAAAACCTTTCAGAAAATGTATCCAATCCGGATGTAAAAATTGATCCTGATAGCCTGGTTTATATGATTTACACCTCCGGATCCACAGGTAAACCAAAAGGCACCTTAATTACCCACGGCGGATTAACGCATTACCTTAACTGGGCTTATGAAGCATATCCTCTGAATGAAGGCCGTGGTTCACTTGTCCATTCCACAATCGCCTTTGACGCAACAGTAACAGCCGTGTTTACGCCAATCCTTACCGGAAAATCAATCACACTTGCCGATACCGATGATGATCTCGAAGCCTTAGCCAAAGCTCTTTTAGATTATCAGGATTTTAACATTGTAAAAATTACACCAGCGCATCTCGATTTATTAAGCCATCAAATTCCAGCGGAAAAAGCCT from Calditrichota bacterium carries:
- a CDS encoding amino acid adenylation domain-containing protein, producing MENIQDIYPLSPMQQGMLFHTLYAPETEAYSEQISCQLNGRLNVDAFKRAWQEVLNRHDILRSAFIWEDVDEPLQVVHQQLDIPFELIDWTDKSEELQKKSVKEFANEQRKIGFELNSAPLISIKIIRLNEKAYHFVLTHHHLLWDGWASPLILGEVFKLYDAYDNGNEIQLETPRPYSDYIGWLQQQDMEQAKAFWKNRLDGISAPTPLSVNKVSHTGESEYKVVSHNFDEQVSTKLQALAKEQQITLNTIMQGTWGLLLARYGRLDDVVFGATVSGRPAEIPGIETMVGLFINTLPVRIRVNEASSFLQLFQNLQMEQAETRQFEYSPLVEIQGQTEIPRDMPLFESLLVFENYPVDEAMQQQDSELSISGLDSFERTNFPLTLVSAPGKQVVLKVAYETAQFSDETIQRLFTHFENLLQAFVENPNQNPTKIPVLSQKEKQLTLNEWNNTKSDYPEDLTIHQKFEQIAEQFPDETAIVGADPEATIRISYRELNERANQLARFLKEKGVSKENVIAICLDRSPEMVIASLAVLKAGGAYVPIDSTYPPERIEYIIKESRSSYLISTSGLEKIIPAVETETIFLDQIDEKLTASKENLNLEIDPFNLAYIIYTSGSTGKPKGVMLRHGGLLNTVQAQAQDFKIDNSSRVMQFSSFSFDASVSEIFVALLNGAELHLSYRETILSKSQLTQFLNDRQISIITFPPSMLAVLADEQFPHLKTVVTVGEACPIELAEKWRANTRFINGYGPTEATVGCVWGEINKPETETLTAPIGKPIINDQVYLLDENFNPVPIGVAGELCIASPGLARGYLNNPDLTAEKFIPNPFSENPGSCLYRTGDLARWLVDGRLEYTGRIDFQVKIRGNRIELGEIESVLSGHNQVREVIVLAIGDNTDDKKLVAYIVAENNEHPEIQSLKDFIKKDLPEYMVPLAFLNLEAFPLTSSGKIDRRALPKPDSLELSSSVEFVAPRNQVEELLAGLWGDILKVSRVGINDNFFDLGGHSLLATQLISRIRDAFDVELPLKALFDDPTIANLTTQIDVYKSQGSGNDIPPIEKADRSKDMALSFSQQRLWFLDQLQPGGSFYNIPSAFKLKGKLNLEALQKSIDKLILRHEVFRTTFADKSGTPVQVIADNLELKLEIEDLSQHDNQSREIEIQKIARAEATFAFNLASGPLIRIRLIKSFEDEHVVFFTVHHIISDGWSMGIMVSEIATFYAAFSIGNEPQIADLPIQFADYAEWQKNWLQGEVLETQLNYWKEKIGTNPPVLELPIDHQRPAVQTFSGNSVTKEISAELSQQIKQLSSQAGVTPFMTLLAAFQSLLHRYSGQDEIIVGSPIANRRHSETEQLIGFFVNNLILKNSFADDPEFGDLLRQARETTLGSYAHQDIPFEQLVDAMVTKREMSHSAIFQVMFVFQNLPETGIDLPDLRMESLYEETSSSKFDLSVTMSESTDSMIMSFEYNTDLFEQSTIERMMSHFENLITSVVQDSEQVISEIDYFDPSEKQTMVFDWNNTDSEFESEFCVHQKFEQHVQINPDAAAVVFGEKQLSYKELSDQADLLAAWLLDNGIQPDDRVGICMDRSFEMVIGIIAALKAGAAFLPLDPAYPQERLDYMVEDSGLKVLLTNQKSNVILNPVSPGEESPEEKNEILRSVNYAQNDIKVLNVDNFDFQSQNKFESRTDITPDNLAYVIYTSGSTGKPKGTLLAHRGLVNLAKEQQKAFNIDSESRILQFSSLSFDAAVWETVMALLNGAALSLVDRSILASGDQLVETLKNQKITTVTLPPSVLAIFPETDLPDLKTIITAGEKCTTDLIKKWAPGRQFYNAYGPTETTVCASMFLTDPDSKIDPPIGKANGNFQLYVLDRNGFLCPVGVAGELCVGGVGLARGYHNRPDLTAEKFIPDTFSGKMGERLYRTGDLVRYLPDGNIDFLGRIDHQVKVRGFRIELGEIEASLREIREIVDVIVLAREDKPGEKRLVAYFVSSDTEKTTIPMLREILKSSLPDYMVPSVFMPLDAMPLTPNGKIDRKVLSVPEQDRSQATAEYVAPRNETETILNTIVEDLLKLEKAGVYDNFFELGGHSLLATQFMSRVREKFDIELPLLTLFEKPTVAELADAVEVAKASGIKAKPQIQKIDRGSRAARRPARKSKK